The Phycisphaerae bacterium genome includes a region encoding these proteins:
- a CDS encoding prepilin-type N-terminal cleavage/methylation domain-containing protein, whose amino-acid sequence MKQPSSANPRSRTFTLIELLVVVAIIAVLVAILLPALAQARMSAKRAICASNLRAIGTAWSAYWIDHNDAVPIIENWYGWGGYNFDGGWGSWTCPVPPEDRPLSPYIGDPEIHKCPDDNRREAVPNVGPRSWYRNATSYVVNFWITNPWTNTDHYRVQSAAAFTEPAATLFLGDNTIYTAGWPSFHGFAGNYAWHSDDGWWSNVLFGDLHVDCPLILVCPGTAPGYTWNPSR is encoded by the coding sequence ATGAAACAGCCCTCTTCGGCCAATCCGAGATCCCGGACTTTCACGCTCATCGAACTTCTCGTCGTCGTCGCCATCATCGCCGTCCTGGTCGCCATCCTCCTGCCCGCCCTCGCCCAGGCAAGGATGAGCGCCAAACGCGCCATCTGCGCCTCCAACCTCCGCGCCATCGGAACCGCCTGGAGCGCCTACTGGATCGACCACAACGACGCCGTCCCGATCATCGAAAACTGGTACGGCTGGGGCGGATACAACTTCGACGGCGGTTGGGGCTCGTGGACTTGTCCCGTCCCGCCGGAGGACCGCCCCCTCTCACCCTACATCGGCGACCCGGAAATCCACAAATGCCCCGACGACAACCGTCGCGAAGCCGTGCCCAACGTCGGCCCGCGATCCTGGTACCGCAACGCCACCAGCTACGTCGTCAACTTCTGGATCACCAACCCCTGGACCAACACCGACCACTACCGCGTCCAATCCGCAGCCGCCTTCACCGAACCCGCCGCCACCCTCTTCCTCGGCGACAACACCATCTACACCGCCGGATGGCCCAGTTTCCACGGCTTCGCCGGCAACTACGCCTGGCACAGCGACGACGGCTGGTGGAGCAATGTCCTCTTCGGCGACCTCCACGTGGACTGCCCGCTCATCCTCGTCTGTCCCGGCACAGCCCCCGGCTACACCTGGAACCCAAGTCGATAG
- a CDS encoding LacI family transcriptional regulator, with protein MKAKYEQLADHLRQTVLDLDPGQRLPSIRQIGRARGVSQFTVQRALELLEQEGYVTRRSAIGVYSTRPHALNHTARKLEKPRVVVLVPEGWTYQMPELIRAALAERGFLSHIHFYDLAAPANRWLPRIRYEGVILIGWSRPEVLAILQRKNIPFVAQGTQYAEMPVDHTCGDEKRSGAIAAQHLVDLGHQRLAVLVNEPDFPEVIERRQGFIDFARSQGIDPIVYDCHTRVGDDATAAAAECLQREFAKGPPTWTALLAISSLGAMAALHVLHQRDIRVPHQVSVIAGDERPEAAYLCPALTTVAFNLQDRARGLVEILEKRLAGDRSDRIRKTFAPYLIRRKSTAPPEDILR; from the coding sequence ATGAAAGCCAAGTACGAACAACTCGCCGACCACCTCCGCCAGACCGTCCTGGACCTCGATCCCGGCCAGCGGCTGCCCTCCATCCGCCAGATCGGCCGCGCCCGAGGCGTCAGCCAGTTCACCGTCCAGCGGGCACTCGAACTCCTCGAACAGGAAGGCTACGTCACCCGCCGATCCGCCATCGGCGTCTACTCCACCCGACCCCACGCCCTCAACCACACCGCCCGCAAGCTCGAAAAACCACGCGTCGTCGTCCTCGTGCCCGAAGGCTGGACCTACCAGATGCCCGAACTCATCCGCGCCGCCCTCGCCGAACGCGGATTCCTCTCCCACATCCACTTCTACGACCTCGCCGCCCCAGCCAACCGATGGCTACCGCGAATCCGCTACGAAGGCGTGATCCTCATCGGCTGGTCCCGACCGGAAGTGCTGGCGATCCTCCAGCGAAAAAACATCCCCTTCGTCGCCCAGGGCACCCAATACGCCGAAATGCCCGTCGACCACACCTGCGGCGACGAAAAACGCTCCGGCGCCATCGCCGCCCAACACCTGGTCGACCTGGGCCACCAACGCCTCGCCGTCCTCGTCAACGAACCCGACTTTCCCGAAGTCATCGAACGCCGACAGGGATTCATCGACTTCGCCCGCAGCCAGGGCATCGACCCGATCGTCTACGACTGCCACACCCGCGTCGGCGACGACGCCACCGCCGCCGCCGCCGAATGCCTCCAACGCGAATTCGCCAAAGGCCCGCCGACCTGGACCGCCCTGCTCGCCATCAGCAGCCTCGGAGCCATGGCCGCCCTCCACGTCCTCCACCAACGCGACATCCGCGTCCCGCACCAGGTCAGCGTGATCGCCGGCGACGAACGTCCCGAAGCCGCCTACCTCTGCCCCGCCCTCACCACCGTCGCCTTCAACCTCCAAGACCGGGCCCGCGGCCTCGTCGAAATCCTCGAAAAACGCCTCGCCGGAGACCGTTCCGACCGCATCCGAAAAACCTTCGCGCCATACCTTATCCGCCGCAAATCCACCGCACCACCGGAGGATATCCTCAGATGA
- a CDS encoding AraC family transcriptional regulator has protein sequence MRQQKEYYTIVYLLDGQASYRDANGFSSPLRPGDLMIVFPDFAHNYNALPGGHWKPMWFTFDRSVFAPWTQNGLLDPATPVHHLEPMDYWYKRFRDFFDSFNSRRPAFPMLSVVQFQEILLQALHSEERGAVSPHDLAWAEHVCSILAQETASPQPLSQIAQTMDLSYDTFRRRFARIVGISPQQYRNRSLIERACRLMRETNLNNKEIAYRLGFYDEFHFSHRFKRIVGRSPSDYRKTLPMNMV, from the coding sequence ATGCGGCAGCAGAAGGAATACTATACCATCGTGTATCTATTGGACGGTCAGGCCTCCTACCGCGACGCCAACGGATTCTCCTCCCCACTCAGGCCCGGAGACCTCATGATCGTGTTTCCCGACTTCGCCCACAACTACAACGCCCTCCCCGGCGGCCACTGGAAACCCATGTGGTTCACCTTCGATCGATCCGTCTTCGCGCCCTGGACCCAAAACGGACTGCTCGACCCCGCCACACCCGTCCATCACCTGGAACCCATGGACTACTGGTACAAACGATTCAGGGACTTCTTCGACTCGTTCAACTCCCGCCGGCCCGCTTTCCCCATGCTCTCCGTCGTCCAATTCCAGGAAATCCTCCTCCAAGCCCTCCATTCCGAAGAACGCGGCGCGGTATCGCCGCATGACCTGGCCTGGGCGGAACACGTCTGCTCCATCCTCGCCCAGGAAACCGCTTCGCCCCAGCCCCTCTCCCAAATCGCCCAGACTATGGACCTGTCCTACGATACCTTCCGAAGGCGATTCGCCCGCATCGTCGGCATCTCCCCCCAACAATACCGCAACCGCTCCCTCATCGAACGCGCCTGCCGCCTGATGCGGGAAACCAACCTGAACAACAAGGAAATCGCCTACCGCCTCGGGTTCTACGACGAATTCCACTTCTCCCATCGATTCAAGCGAATCGTCGGCCGCTCGCCCTCCGACTACCGAAAAACCCTGCCCATGAACATGGTGTAA
- a CDS encoding PEP-CTERM sorting domain-containing protein (PEP-CTERM proteins occur, often in large numbers, in the proteomes of bacteria that also encode an exosortase, a predicted intramembrane cysteine proteinase. The presence of a PEP-CTERM domain at a protein's C-terminus predicts cleavage within the sorting domain, followed by covalent anchoring to some some component of the (usually Gram-negative) cell surface. Many PEP-CTERM proteins exhibit an unusual sequence composition that includes large numbers of potential glycosylation sites. Expression of one such protein has been shown restore the ability of a bacterium to form floc, a type of biofilm.) — MERLSVLMAAALCLAGVTAQASTDLLGPGVNNGSFEEPYLGGVDGAYVQQVPPSWKRSDDPDIIIQVHGGAFHEVASDGAQFMVTGVGGVGSNQGLYQDEETLGYFQANTVYTLTGYGAWTGLNQTGIPELQMRLGTSTAAEGAYVSSLPADAPVFTFTAFPTITVDTSVDLGLVGSPIVVMLYTNAVDPYPRFDHFALTATAVPEPMALALLGLGGLLPVLRRRR, encoded by the coding sequence ATGGAGAGATTGAGCGTACTGATGGCGGCGGCGTTGTGCCTGGCCGGGGTCACGGCGCAGGCGTCGACGGACCTACTGGGGCCCGGCGTCAACAATGGGTCCTTTGAAGAACCGTACCTGGGCGGTGTGGACGGCGCGTATGTCCAGCAGGTCCCGCCGAGCTGGAAGCGGAGCGACGATCCCGACATTATCATCCAGGTGCACGGCGGGGCCTTTCATGAGGTGGCGTCCGACGGCGCGCAGTTCATGGTTACCGGCGTGGGCGGCGTGGGGTCGAATCAGGGGCTCTATCAGGACGAGGAGACGCTGGGTTATTTCCAGGCGAACACGGTATACACCCTGACGGGCTATGGTGCGTGGACGGGGCTCAATCAAACTGGGATTCCCGAGCTTCAGATGCGGTTAGGAACGAGTACGGCGGCAGAGGGCGCCTATGTTTCCTCGCTTCCGGCGGACGCACCGGTTTTCACGTTCACGGCGTTTCCGACCATTACGGTGGATACGAGCGTGGATTTGGGTCTGGTCGGCAGCCCGATTGTGGTCATGCTGTACACCAACGCGGTCGATCCGTATCCCCGGTTCGACCACTTTGCCCTGACGGCGACGGCGGTTCCGGAACCGATGGCGCTGGCGCTGCTGGGTCTGGGCGGCCTTTTGCCGGTACTCCGGCGGAGAAGGTAG